In Brassica napus cultivar Da-Ae chromosome C2, Da-Ae, whole genome shotgun sequence, the sequence AAGTTTATATTATagataacttttttattttttacagatTCTACCgtttatttctaaaatatataagataaaatttgttttatttttttttcctataactttaaaaataaaattaaagtataattctaaaaataaagttaaagcatgattggtaaacattaatagaaacttaatgtatgttttaacttttaaaaataaagctacaacaagattagtaaaatttagagatttaaaaacaaataaaaaactaaagtaTGAAGATGAAACCCAACCAATAGTCTTAACAAAATTTCTCAACGTTTGGTCAATTTTACTATCTATAGTTCTTGTTATTACCGGTTTATTACAGAGCAGAATTTGATTCTGCagagaaaacacacacacacacacacacaaataattttattacaaTATATAAATTTCCTGTGTCGTGGTTCGTCGACGAGGCTTGTTTCTTCTTTCCCTCAATCTTCTTCCCGCTACTTCCTCTTGGACTACTCTGATCTCTGTGTTTTGGTCTTCCACAACGGTTCTTGAAGTAACGTAAGGGAACAAGAACGGTCTAAAACACCATAGAAGAGCGATTAGGATAGGGACAAAAAGATACATTGAAGTCCAGACGGAAAGAGTCCATTTCCAATTATAAGCCATTCGTCTAGTCCATGGAGGTTTTGAATTTATGACAATCTCAGCTTCATATAACTGAGGCAATAACCGAGTCTGTGCACGTGGAATCAGAGTCACCCTCACGGTTTTTGTTCTTGTCCCTTTCTCTTGGTGCATTAACGCATCTATTCTCATTGTTTGTGCTTCGTTTGCTATTCCGGCAACAAGTGGAACACTCATCACGAATGTTCGTGCAAGTCTTATGGGTTGGCTTCTGAACCGTAACATGCAAGGTTGGCTTGATCTTGCTATTATCTCGCCTTTCAGTGATAGAAGCTCTACTTTCAACTGTCCATGGAACATACAAGAAACAGTAAGCGTGTTTACATAAAACATACTGCTTATGCCGGTCTAATATTTTAAATGCTCTAATCAAATTTTTAGCAATGaacttttttatgttttaatctaatattatatgtatatgatataatttatattaaaaatttatgaattttataatatagttggTGAAGATAATTTTATGAAGCTAATCgtatatctaaaatattagtCATTGTTCATTATAGTCAATCATAAGTTACTAAAATCATTTgttaatatgaagttttacctttaaagataattattatatagtaGTATACTTTCTCAAAAGGTTTATtagtaaaaatttcaaataatgcTAAAAATTCTTATAAACTATACTCTCAATAATTACTAAAAAGTTCTTAATATAATCAATCACTTGGTGGATTGCTTTCTGAACCGGTCTTGGTTACTAGTTATAATTTACATGTACCTGAAATAATCCGATTCGTCGGTTGAGATCAGATTCAGGCATCCAGAGAACTAAAGAGACATGAACCTTATGTCCAAGGGGAACACCAAACGGTCTCTTCTTCTTGCCCAAACTAAAAACCGCACTTGGGTTATCTTCAGTGTAATCgaaaaacaatctttctctcACAACCACAGGCTTTTCTACGTACAAACTCACAATCCCGACACCTAACACAACCGCCAAAATCATAGCCGCCACCATTATCGCCGACACGTGGCATGCGCCCATTACACCAAACCACGTCCTCCTAACAACCCTCGCGGCACCACCCTTGATCCTTGATGGAGCACGTTTAACCGTATTTTCTGCTACGGAGATGGCAGCTGCTGCGCGGCGGTATGAGCGGTAGATGAGGAAGAGTGGTGAGGTTAAGACCACGAGTGCGTTGTAGATGAGATCGGCTTGGATGTCGACAAGAATCATGAACCAATCGGCTCGTAACGGGTCAGGAATCTTGAGTTCTATGTCTGCTTCTTCCATTGTTTGGTTTTCTCACAATTTTTGTTTGAGGGATTCAAGAATCAAGATTCTCACTGTTTCTCTTAACGACATGAAATAGACAAACGTCGCTGTTTACTAAATTATTAGTTTTTCTTTCATCTGCATGAGAAAATGAAACGTGTTGGCTCGTGTTCTTGAATACTGCCACGTTGTTTCAATGAGATCATACTGAATGTACCGGAAGAGATGAGCACGAACGAATAATAGAAACCACATCGTTATATTACTTTATCCAAAAGTGTTGGATCTGGATTTTAGTTGTATTTTCAGCGACTTTGTTTTCATGAATAACCTATGTTAATTTCATGTatgtataaacaaaaatatatgataattacTACATAGTAATTATTTAGTAGACTAACTTTTTTCTAGGCAAGGTATAGTGATATTTTGTAATCTGATACTATTGCTTTAGTGTAGTTTTTGTCAATTGCCCATATGATGATCATACTGAACTGAAAATAAATTAGTCCAAACTACTCGATGACAATCTAGTAACAGGATCTCAACATACTCTATCGTATAGTCAGTGGATACGAATTTATTACTTAATGTACGGTCATTCAAATATTCGAAAAATGCATATGTGAGCTGCATCTATTCCTAAagattattttagatttttcataaGTTGGAGTTGcagatattattaaaaaaatcaacgcATGCAATAACTTTTactaaatatagttttttttttttttgtcaaccaattTTCCTAGTTAATTATAAGAGTCCAAtaactttttaataaataatgtattgtgatattataaaaaaaaaacaaatattactgTGTGTTGTGCAGACCTGAAACTTAATATCAGATATCCATTATTCAATCCAGATCTTTTCCGAtctgatttgaaaagtggatgtTCAGAAAATTCGGACTCGGATTCGAATAGTGATTTTGCGGATATGGCGGATCAGGATACATATCCGAATCTagatagtaaaattttaaattcagatATCCGGATCCATATCAGacctattatatatttttaaaatatttttctgtaacaaaaaagttattatcatcaatactattaaattaggaacatgacctattgatataTGTTTAGTCCAACTTAAAATATAACTGCTTCTAATTGATTATCTAAATATATCATATAACCACACCGtgataaaataatttgtaaCTTCCACTTTTATTCCAAAATTTTCGGATCCAATTATGTCATATACGAATGttactaataaaataattttgtaactaCTTCTCAGATCAGAGTGATCCACTACTTTCAATATTACAAACTGTCGACGATGAAAgtccaataaataaatattatgtcATTTGGAAACAGTAATATTGATACTatactttaataaatattattttcaccaCACAAATTAATGAGAATGAACTAAggtttaattaatgttttaaacACAGTCTAGATGTTGAATCTAATTATTTTCCGGTCATTGAGTTATTAGATTGAGGGCAtaactggttcaaacgcagtgttacggttgcgggagtttgcagatgcgggtggttgcggttacTAGCGGGTTCAAGAGATTTGTACAACTGGTTATGCGGTTATAAATTgatgcgtttgcgggatacttaagactggttaactaccaaacgcaacagcagttaaataataaattaacaatatttatattttataaaattataaaaatatcaaaaatcataatattataatagatataaaaattatatttagaaagttatggtataaagtttttaaaataaaagaaaatatttttatgtaaaatttttataatattaattcaaatataatagatatattttagtatttttataattccaatttaattttttattgaataatttaatttttgtatttatattgttttaagaaaaagaaaaaaaaagtatcctCCCGCAACtgtccgcaaccgcaaacgctagctggaaccagcttttgaatttatgaggtttagagCGGTTCAAAGCGATTTAAAgcggtttgagtgattgttgtaAAACGCCAACAACCGTTACCAACTGCAAAAgttgcgtttgcgggtggtagcggagaAACCAGTATACCCTCACTGTAGATAACTATGtcagtttttaatttattttaaaatataattataaatatattaatattaaaataaaagaaaatcccatgtttaaaaacatagaaaatttttaaaattcaaattatttattttttatttcacataaaaatataatttaaacaaattttataacaaattaaattttaaattttaaaaacaataatttaaaaaaaaaattagattatatatcAATCACCCATAAGCACTCCCATAAGTTCAATATGCATGCTCTGGTTTTAGCAGTTTTTGCGGGTTATCAAGTTCTTAATTGATGgatattttttgaaacacaaaccggattcaaaaataaaaacaagaaatgacatataaattttataatacatGAACAAATACttaaatcctactatataaaagggactaaattcaaggcttttgagactatccacctcagccaaaatattatcatctaaaaagaattagaaatagatgtcatttaaaagataattaactaacatatgacttttgatatttctagaaatttcaaatttgtaactgcaaatttattaatagaatcatatatctatattaaattatgttatatttttaatcgttagacttcaacggtaaataaattattaatttataatatatatagtttataactttatattgtagttataaataaagagaaaataaccgggaAGGGTGAATAAGctcatataaaattatgtaactaaaatggtaaaatggtgagtatgatgaggtgaatctaagaaaatttattgtacaaattatggtgctttcttcgtccactataatgatttaaaataaaatatatattcacataaataagtcaatatttgttgttttttttggtaagatgttaagattatcattttctgaaaggttacactattgtttttaaacaacttattacagcaaggaaacaaaaacaaccaacaacaactcaaggtaaaaaaaaccttaaggaagtcttatacaagaaagataaaaagaagtagagaagaggagaaaggaaaacttgccgggtaagagaggagacAGTCACCGCATCATACGGTCGAAagaggcaaggatgactgatgaaggtgaggagtcagctgtgaacacacgagcattacgctctttccacagcaggtagatggctgactgaaagtagagcttgatgactggagtagcGTGCGCATCTGCATTGACGCGAGATTGATTGATCCAGGCTGCAACAAAGTATAGATCAGCcggaggagaaatccaaacttcaggAGCAAAAAGCTCccatatcaagcgagagaaagagcactcaaagaagagatgatagtgagtctctatttccagattacaaaggacgcacgttcctgagacatttaactcccaacgcctcaagcgatccttggttggcagtcttctcTGCAAAATCAGCCTTGATATAAACACATTAAGTGGAATATGTTCATTGAACCAAATAGTCTTGTGccaatatttgttgttgatagtgtttatatttttttctgacattagtatccatattttttagtaaactgatccaaagagattagtttatggagctaaccaaacgaggattatagtgtttactttagaaaaagtaataggttgaatgatagatggcgtgcgtgctttttcacatggaaatctgcacatgtattaaaattgtaagatttgaatcatagagaaaatatagtgtatatgactgaaaTTGTGCCAttccgaaactaaagatggctaaaattcttctttgtcaaaatgcatagatgtgaatcttatatgaatagagttctccattgcttatagcagtgtaataaactccgtgtgtaaaggagaaaaaatgttatataaatgaaaacaaaaattatgattttttttcttgtgtctataggctcttcgcaatttgaagaagaaagaacatattgtgtgaaaatctttggctcggtcaaattttatccagttgtttataaaactgttgttatctgattcatgtaatttttcagtgttgatttaaaagccgaaaaaacccatctatactgactttttgatatttttttctgtgatttgaatttaaaaagagataaaactttcgataagttatgtaaactcagaacaagtatttagctttagaaagcatttacatgtttcaaacttataatatatacatatataatgtttaaaattatgcatataaaacctgtATAAAATGTGCctaaatatgtttctcttctttaatgtgttaatcgaactatatataacattattttaaaatttcaaaaagtttatcacatacaaaaaaccatcaataaaaaatataattctccatttacaacaacaaaaatgaaaaattataaacatataaatttaaattaagaaaaactaacattggaaaaacaagaagttaatgtaaaagaaaaaaatcgacaaataatattataaataaaataaatttataagacacaatccgcacgaagcgcggaaaaaatctctagtttaacataaaattacttatgtttaaatctttggTTAAAACcccaataaatatttcaaatatctcTAGTATTTTAAGCATTTTGGATTACCGTTGCCGCTTTAATGGGTTTTTGTACAAAACTCTGGAGCCACaaacttattttaaattatgattatAGTTTTTCGGTTGTATCTAAAACTAAATTTGTTGAAATAATACagaaaaattgaaacaaaagatATATCCGCCCTTTAAagggcgggtcaaaatctagttgttataattaaaaaagaacaaACTGATTAAAACGAATATGAGCAAAAGTCTTAATGTGGACCCCCTACTGCACTCGACAAAGACCtttgacaaaacaaaacaaaaattattattttcattatttttgatacttttaAACGAGGATAAATAATCTCGCATCGATCTCCCGTCGCCCCCAAATCCTCGTCTCTCcaaaatcaaacaaatcaaGGTTAGGGTCACCATCTCCCCCGCCCCCTTTTGATCCTGTCGTATCCGCCAATCGACGATGACGGGCAAGGCGAAGCCGAAGAAGCACACGGCGAAGGAGCTCCAGGCCAAAGCCGACGCAGCGTTGACCAACAGAGGCGGAGGCAAAGCGGGGCTGGCCGACAGGACCGGTAAGGAAAAGGGTGGTCACGCGAAGTACGAGTGTCCGCACTGCAAGATCACGGCGCCGGATCTGAAGACGATGCAGATCCATCACGAATCGAAGCATCCAAAGCTGCCTTACGAGGAGCCGAAGAATCTCCACGAGGCTCTTGCTGCTCCTGAATCGTCCAAACCGAAACCTGGAATCAGAGGAAGCCTCAAGAAGTGATGATCTGTGTGATTGTGTGTTGTATTGAAGTTATGTAATAAAAAGGATGTCATCTTCAAGTTGTTGATGTGGGAATATAGCAATGATGCTATCATATAAGAATTTAACTGAGAGCCTGatctctgatgatgatgatattttcttataaaagttGTGTTTCTAACTTATGGTtcttaatattttcattatcTGCAAATTCTATCCTCTGGCTTTGGTTCTGATCAAAATGTTAGCTTAAACCAATTCTTTTTGGTGAAATCTGCGAGGAATTTGAGGAAGAAAGAAAGTTTTAGCGACGATCATGTTAAAACAAAACAGGAGATTAGTTAGCACATTGTTTTGAATGATGTCTGAAAAGTTTGGATAGAAACATATCGTTTgtgtttttgtcttttaatgGCGGGTACTtgattttgcttcttttttaagCTTTCAAAGCATCTGGAGTACAACGTAGATGCGTTCTTagatttattttcattaaaaaatggaaaagagaGAATCTAGTTCTCATTGTGATTTGTGCAGCTTTAGGATCCATCCACATGTGAATAAAAACTTCTGAAGAATTGGTGACCAAGAGGTGTTGCCGCTGACCAAGAATTGGTGGCCAACATGGGATACAAGAACCAAACTGAACTGCATATTTACTGTTAATGCTAGTTCTCAGTTAACAAACAGGATCCGCTCTGCCCTTGAGGCTTCTAGGGGAGAACCGCCTGAGGAGATAAAAAGGTATGTCATTGAGCAGTGCAAAAAATGGAATCTTATATGGGTGGGAAAAAACAAAGCTGTGCCATTGGAAGTAAATGAAATTGAGACTCTTATGGGGTTTCCAATATACCATACACGAGGTGGTGGTGGCATTAGTAGGGCCGAGCGTTTAAAGTCACTCAGTAATTCTTTTCAGGTAACTACCCCATGCATTTGCATAATCATCGTTTTGTTTGGTTAGTATCAGTTTATACTTTATAGTAGTTTGAATTTATTTAGTTATTGATAGTTGTATTTCCCATGTTTTGATGTTTGAACTTGTTTTTAGGTGGACACATTGGCATATCATTTGTCTGTCCTTAAACCCTTGTTTCCTGATGGTATTAATGTCCTCTCCCTGTTCACTGGTATTGGTGGTGGAGAATTGGCACTTCATCGTCTCCAAATTCCGATGAAAACACTTGTTTCTGTGGAGATTTCACAAGCAAACAAATACATCTTGAGAGACTTTTGGGAGCGAACTAACCAGAAAGGAGTGTTGATAGAGTTTGAAGATGTGCAAGACCTAACTAAAGATATAATCGTAGAGTTGATGAAGCAGTTTGGTGGGTTTGATATCGTGATTGGAGGTAGCCCTTGCAACAACCTCGCTGGTGGTAACAGAGTAACCCCGAATTGTCTGGAAGGTGAACAGTCTTTGATGTTCTATGAGTATTGCAGGGTTCTGAACGTGGTTCGCCAGACAGCAAAGGAGATGAGAAGATCTTGATGATCCTGGCATAAAACTTAGTCTGAACTCTGTCATTATCGTAATGTAATATCATATGGTCTGAGTACGTATAAGTGTGTGTTTAATATATAAGTAGGAGGGTCCTCTTTATTTTGGCGGTGGTCTATTATGAACTATGCGGCGGTGGTTGATGTTTATTAAAACgttttaaatattaagtttgGCTGTTACGTATGAAATTATGAAGCATATCAAGTGAGGGTTAATGTATGAACTCTGTATGTGAGCTCAGTCATTAGTGTCTTTAACCTAATCTAAAAATTACGATTGGGTAGAACTTAGAGAAAGGGTATCACGTGTGTTTAGTGATCTACCACAACCAGGGAGGTGAGAAATTTCATTAACAgtttctctcctttttttttttgatcaaaccatTAACAGTTTCTCAAGCTTGTAAAGTTCTATCATCAACAAAAGGCCCCTAtgatattaaattatatcttaaaTAGTGAGAACATCAATTTAGCTTTAAGGCCCTCTGCGAATTCTGTGGACTAGTCCAATGAACTTATATGTGATCGATTATGATCAATATTAGTGAGCTTGTTCTCGACCAAACTTATTCACAATTGTGTGTGCAATCAAAAGAAGCTTTTCTTTAAAtctgattattttgatttaattgtGCCTTGGCTTCATTTAACAATCATCTGACCATTGTATCCTAATTCAAAGAGACGTAGACAAAGCAGAATTGCAAGGCATTCCGATTTGAACATTTTAAAGTtactagttatatatatatatatacaatatttcaTACCTTTTGGTGTATATATACACTAAGTTAAGGATTCAATAACCAAACAAACTCGTTATTCCAATATATCATTCCTATATTATAGCTGAGAACATCCAACTTATAACACCAGCAGCAAAGAACAACATATAACGTCCTTTGTGAATCATTGAATGTTGTCTCTAAAAGTTGTGTGTTTCACATATGCTTGGCTGCGTAGCCTCTGTCTCCTGGTGAAAGTGGAGTCGACCAACTAGTTGAGATTATTAAGGTACTTCAACTTGGTTGAAACATGGACTGGATCATTGATCATACGGAATGTAGAGGCTCCATCTCCGGCTACTGATTGCAATATATGTTTTTGATTGTGAGTTTACAGGTTATTGGAACGCCAACACGAGAGGAAATCAAATGTATGAATCCACACTACACCGAATTCAAATTCCCTCAGATAACGGCTCATCCTTGGCACAAATTAAGCAAACTAAACATCAGTAAGTTTCTCAACATGCTCCATATATTTTTGAGCCCACACCTAACTGAAAAAAATGTTGTGTTGATTCAAAAGATATTTCATAAGCGTACACCTCCAGAAGCTATAGACCTTGCCTCAAGATTTCTCCAATATTTTCTCCAAATAAACCTCAGGAAAAAATTGATAGAAGACTAACCTACTCAAAGCGtctatgtatataaataaaaaaattggcataatcttttaaattttttaaaaataattaaatataaatatatatgtttccgTCTAAAGGAATCTTTCATAACAAAActcctaataataataataatttaaaagagaaaacaacaaaaaaccCTTTAActtacaaataaaaacaatatcagccatgttcgtttggttgccgcaggtttcagcggcagcggcagcgtcaacattctgcgtcaactcttgttcgtttcgttgacgcaggaagttattcaaaaattttaaaaacagttttaaaaagtatttttaaattataaaaagaaaatttgaaaaaaaaaaaatttcgaaaaaaaaaaattataaaaatttcgaatctgaaaacatataatctgaaactataaaaaaaaaatcttttttcattttttttattttttatttatttttgtttgtttatttaattttaaatcaagggtattagggatattttaccctttaatgaatgtcatttttgtgactttctccttctagtgctatttttgagacataaacttcaaaagatgttattattgacaattgcccaaaAAGTTATTATcattgttataattaaaaagaagCACAAATCGATTAAAACGAATATGAGCAAAAGTCTTATTGTGGACCGTCACCCCCTACTGCACTCGACAAAGACCTttgacaaacaaaacaaaatactattattattttcattatttttgatacttttaAACGAGGATAAATAATCTCGCATCGATCCCCCGTCGCCTCCAAATCCTCGTCTCTCcaaaatcaaacaaatcaaGGTTAGGGTCACCATCTCCCCCGCCCCCTTTTGATCCTCTCGTATCCGCCAATCGACGATGACGGGCAAGGCGAAGCCGAAGAAGCACACGGCGAAGGAGCTCCAGGCCAAAGCCGACGCAGCGTTGACCAACAGAGGCGGAGGCAAAGCGGGGCTGGCCGACAGGACCGGTAAGGAAAAGGGTGGTCACGCGAAGTACGAGTGTCCGCACTGCAAGATCACGGCGCCGGATCTGAAGACGATGCAGATCCATCACGAATCGAAGCATCCGAAGCTGCCTTACGAGGAGCCGAAGAATCTCCACGAGGCTCTTGCTGCTCCTGAATCGTCCAAACCGAAACCTGGAATCAGAGGAAGCCTCAAGAAGTGATGATCTGTGTGATTGTGTGTTGTATTGAAGTTATGTAATAAAAAGGATGTCATCTTCAAGTTGTTGATGTGGGAATATAGCAATGATGCTATCATATAAGAATTTAACTGAGAGCCTGatctctgatgatgatgatattttcttataaaagttGTGTTTCTAACTTATGGTtcttaatattttcattatcTGCAAATTCTATCCTCTGGCTTTGGTTCTGATCAAAATGTTAGCTTAAGCCTTAAACCAACTATTTTTGGTGAAATCTGCGAGGAATTTGAGGAAGAAAGAAAGTTTTAGCGACTCATGTTAAAACCAAACAGGAGATTAGTTAGCACATTGTTTTGAATGATGTCTGAAAAGTTTGGATAGAAACATGTCGTTTGtgttttttgtcttttaatggCCGGGACTtgcttttgcttcttttttaagCTTTCAAAGCATCTGGACTATTAACGTAGATGCGTTCTTagatttattttcattaaaaaatggaaatgagAGAATCTAGTTCTCATTGTGATTTGTGCAGCTTTAGGATCCATCCACATGTGCTGCTTTATTTTTCTGAATCGAATCTAACTGAAAATGGAGTAAgattacatattattattatctgaTATTTGGACGAGTTGAGAAAAATCAGAATCAATGGGATACAGCTTTTGTTTCCAATACTTTCGTTTTCATTTTGATTAGTTGCTATTCTTTTGGCTTTTGGCTGGAAAACACTCCATTGGATGCACACCTCTAAATTATTGATGGGCCTA encodes:
- the LOC106355983 gene encoding seipin-1-like codes for the protein MEEADIELKIPDPLRADWFMILVDIQADLIYNALVVLTSPLFLIYRSYRRAAAAISVAENTVKRAPSRIKGGAARVVRRTWFGVMGACHVSAIMVAAMILAVVLGVGIVSLYVEKPVVVRERLFFDYTEDNPSAVFSLGKKKRPFGVPLGHKVHVSLVLWMPESDLNRRIGLFQLKVELLSLKGEIIARSSQPCMLRFRSQPIRLARTFVMSVPLVAGIANEAQTMRIDALMHQEKGTRTKTVRVTLIPRAQTRLLPQLYEAEIVINSKPPWTRRMAYNWKWTLSVWTSMYLFVPILIALLWCFRPFLFPYVTSRTVVEDQNTEIRVVQEEVAGRRLRERRNKPRRRTTTQEIYIL
- the LOC125581284 gene encoding protein METHYLENE BLUE SENSITIVITY 2, which translates into the protein MTGKAKPKKHTAKELQAKADAALTNRGGGKAGLADRTGKEKGGHAKYECPHCKITAPDLKTMQIHHESKHPKLPYEEPKNLHEALAAPESSKPKPGIRGSLKK
- the LOC125581285 gene encoding DNA (cytosine-5)-methyltransferase DRM2-like; the protein is MGFPIYHTRGGGGISRAERLKSLSNSFQVDTLAYHLSVLKPLFPDGINVLSLFTGIGGGELALHRLQIPMKTLVSVEISQANKYILRDFWERTNQKGVLIEFEDVQDLTKDIIVELMKQFGGFDIVIGGSPCNNLAGGNRVTPNCLEGEQSLMFYEYCRVLNVVRQTAKEMRRS
- the LOC125581286 gene encoding protein METHYLENE BLUE SENSITIVITY 2, producing the protein MTGKAKPKKHTAKELQAKADAALTNRGGGKAGLADRTGKEKGGHAKYECPHCKITAPDLKTMQIHHESKHPKLPYEEPKNLHEALAAPESSKPKPGIRGSLKK